In the Syngnathus scovelli strain Florida chromosome 16, RoL_Ssco_1.2, whole genome shotgun sequence genome, one interval contains:
- the hook2 gene encoding protein Hook homolog 2, with product MSLDKAELCDSLLTWLQTFQVPSCNSKQDLTSGVAIAHVLNIIDPAWFNETWLGRIKEESEDNWRLKVSNLKKILKSILEYYHDVLGHQVLEEHLPDVNLIGEMGDITELGKLVQLVLGCAVSCEKKQEQIQQIMTLEESVQHVVMTAIQELLSREPSSEPGSPETYGDFDYQSRKYYFLSEEAGEKEDLRQRCQDLEHQLSVAQEEKLSLQTETRSLKEKLNRCDSLDVSGTAITGKKLLLLQSQMEQLQDENYRLENSRDDLRLHADMLERELANVQQRNEDLNSLAQEAQGLKDEMDILRHSSDRVNQLETLVETYKRKLEDLGDLRRQVRLLEERNTVYMQRTCELEEELRRANVFRSQMDTYKKQAHELLTKHQSEAMKAEKWQFEYKNLYDKYEALQKEKGRLMTERDTLRETNDELRCAQVQQKCLSDAGSLCDNEAAVGNLAAEIMPTELAETMVRLQSENKMLCVQEETYRQKLAEVQTDREEAQRSKNALETQNRLQEQQMSELRSQVEELQKALQAQDSKTEDSSLLKKKLEEHLEKLHEAHTDLQKKREDLDDLEPKVDSNMAKKIDELQEILRKKDEDMKQMEERYKRYVDKARTVVKTLDPKPQPATVTPDIKALKNQLTEKDRKIHYLERDYEKSRSRHDQEEKLIISAWYNMGMTLHQRMAGERLSSSGQAMSFLAQQRMATNARRGLTRPQPR from the exons ATGAGCCTGGACAAAGCCGAGCTGTGTGATTCACTTCTAACATGG TTGCAGACATTTCAGGTGCCATCATGCAACAGCAAGCAAGACCTAACAAGTGGAGTGGCCATCGCACATGTCCTAAATATAAT AGACCCTGCTTGGTTTAATGAAACCTGGCTGGGTAGGATCAAAGAGGAGAGCGAAGACAACTGGCGCCTCAAG GTCAGCAATTTGAAGAAGATTCTCAAGAGCATACTGGAATATTACCATGAT GTACTGGGCCATCAAGTGTTGGAAGAGCATTTGCCTGATGTGAATCTCATTGGTGAGATGGGTGACATCACTGAGCTGGGCAAGCTAGTGCAGCTCGTCTTGGGTTGTGCTGTCAGCTGTGAAAAGAAACAAG AGCAAATCCAGCAGATCATGACACTCGAGGAATCTGTCCAGCATGTCGTCATGACAGCCATTCAGGAG CTTTTATCAAGAGAGCCTTCATCTGAACCAGGAAGCCCAGAGACCTATGGAGACTTTGACTACCAG TCCAGGAAGTATTATTTTCTAAGTGAGGAGGCGGGTGAAAAAGAGGACCTTCGTCAGCGTTGTCAAGACCTGGAACATCAG CTGTCGGTGGCTCAGGAGGAGAAGCTATCACTCCAAACGGAGACTCGTTCCTTGAAGGAGAAGCTGAACCGCTGCGACTCGCTGGATGTCTCCGGCACTGCCATCACCGGCAAgaaactgctgctgctgcagagtCAAATGGAGCAGCTCCAAGATGAGAACTACAG ACTGGAGAACAGTCGAGATGACCTGCGTCTGCATGCGGACATGCTGGAGCGTGAATTGGCCAACGTGCAGCAAAGGAACGAAGATTTGAACAGTCTTGCGCAAGAAGCGCAAGGCCTCAAAGATGAGATGGATATTCTCAG GCACTcctccgaccgggtgaaccagcTGGAAACGTTGGTGGAGACTTACAAGAGAAAGCTGGAAGATCTGGGTGACCTCCGCAGACAGGTGCGCCTCCTGGAGGAGCGAAACACCGTGTACATGCAGCGCACCTgcgagctggaggaggagctcCGCAGGGCTAACGTCTTCCGTAGTCAGATGGACACGTACAAGAAGCAG GCTCACGAGCTTCTCACCAAGCACCAGTCCGAGGCCATGAAAGCTGAGAAGTGGCAATTTGAGTACAAGAACCTTTATGATAAATATGAGGCACTCCAGAAAGAGAAAGGA CGTCTGATGACTGAGAGAGACACGCTTCGGGAGACAAATGACGAGCTGAGGTGTGCGCAGGTGCAACAGAAGTGTCTCAGTGATGCAG GAAGCTTGTGCGACAACGAGGCCGCAGTTGGAAACCTTGCTGCTGAGATCATGCCCACTGAACTcgc GGAGACCATGGTACGCTTACAAAGTGAAAACAAGATGCTGTGTGTCCAAGAGGAAACCTACAGACAGAAATTAGCGGAGGTACAGACTGATCGTGAGGAGGCGCAGCGCAGCAAGAACGCTCTCGAAACCCAAAACCG GCTGCAAGAGCAGCAGATGTCCGAGCTGCGTTCTCAGGTTGAGGAGCTCCAGAAAGCACTTCAAGCGCAGGATAGCAAGACGGAGGAT TCCTCCTTGttgaagaagaagctggaggAACATTT AGAGAAGCTCCATGAAGCTCACACTGATCtccaaaagaaaagagaagacctGGATGACCTGGAGCCCAAAGTGGACAGCAACA tggccaagaagataGATGAACTCCAGGAGATCCTGCGGAAGAAGGATGAGGACATGAAACAGATGGAGGAGCGATACAAGCGCTACGTGGACAAGGCGAGAACG GTGGTGAAGACCTTGGATCCAAAACCACAGCCAGCGACTGTGACTCCTGACATTAAGGCCTTGAAGAACCAGCTGACAGAGAAAGATAGAAAAATCCATTACTTGGAG CGTGATTATGAGAAAAGCCGATCCAGACATGACCAGGAGGAGAAACTCATAATTAGCGCTTGGTATAACATG GGAATGACCTTGCATCAGAGAATGGCGGGCGAGAGGCTGAGCTCATCCGGCCAGGCTATGTCCTTCCTGGCCCAGCAGAGGATGGCCACCAACGCAAGGAGAGGCCTCACACGGCCACAGCCAAGATAA